The genomic DNA GAAATATCCAGCGAGGCGTCGTGAATCGCCCGCAGTTGCCTGAGCGACTTGTTGATCACCAGGCCGTTCGAACACACCAACCGGTACCAGCCGAGAAACAGTTCGAGCGATGCGCCGCCGTCGACGGCATTGAAGCATTCGAAGCGCAGTCGCAGGCGGTGTTGGTCCGGCGGCACGTAATCCTTGCCTTCCGGCAGGAACATCCGGAAGTTCATCCATTCGCCGAGTGTCGTCAGGCCCAGCTGGCACTCAAGTCGATTGACGTCGAAACCGCAGCTCGCGAGCGCATTCACACAGCGCTCGGCGACTTCCTGATGCTGCGCCAGCGTGTAGGTGTTCGACACGATGCCAACCGGCATCCGTTGCTCGAATGGCGTCATCGGCAGCCGATATACCGCGCGGTAATACGGGTTGGCCGGCGCGCCGCCGTCACTGCGGAACTCGGCTAGCTCGAACCGGGGGATATGTTTGCGGACTTGTGGCCAGTAGCCGCTGACATAGGTCACTTCGCGCGAGTGCCAGTTCGCGCTTTCGTCGGTCAGCCGAACGCCGTCTTCAGGCGGCGGGGCCGGGTTGGGCAAAAAAAGGTGACCATCATTCATCGTTGTCGCCGCCAGTCACAGCCTTCACTTCCGCCAGCAGGTCGCCGAACTTGCCGTAATTGACCTTCACGCCATCGTCGAGATCTAGGGTGATGCGCTGGTCGGCGGCGTGGCGGAGTTTTTCGTCGAATCGACGGAGTTCTTCGAGTTGCTTGCGCAGGCTGTCCTGCTGCTTGCGCAGGCGGGTGGTGGTGGCGCTGCTGGTGCTGGCGGCGATGTCCTGGTCGAGCTGGTCGATGCGGGCTTGCAGGCGGCTTTGCAGCGGCACCACGTAGTCCATGCGCATGCGCGACAGGGTGCCGGCGTTGTAGCGGTGCAGGTAGACCAGGCACTGGAAGGCCTTTTCCTTGCCGCTGCTGAACAGCCAGTAGATCGGCCGCTTCTTGTAGGTCTGCAGGTGGTCCTTGAAGAAGCGGTCGCATAGATAGCGGCGCAGCGTGTCGCGGCTGGCCTCGCCCGTCTTCGGCGACAGGTTTTCGGCCAGGAAGCGCAGGTTCTCTTCTAGGTGCGTGGCATCCCAGGCCACCGAAATGAACTCGACCAGACGCTTGCAGGCATCGTCCTCGAACCATTCGGTATCGGTCAGCGGCAGGATGCCATCGGCATCGGCCGGGAAGCGGGTGTAGCGGCTGGGGTCGAAGCCTTCGTTGCCACTGTGCGCGTAGATCAGTCCCGGCGCATCGAGGCTGTAGCGGCCCATCATGCAGCCGATGGCGTAGGACACCAGCTCCTGCATCGTGTCTTCGCGGAAGCGGGTCCACTGCTCTTCCTCGGTCAGCTTGCCGCCGTAGCGATAGGCTGGGTTCACCGTTAGCGTGATCTGCTCGATCGGGACTTCTGATGTCAGCTCGTCCTGCAGGCCGTAGGCGTCTATGAAGACGCGGTTGTTCTTTTCTTCGAGGCGCCGCATCTGGGCGATGGTGGCGCGGTTCTGAGTAATCCAGGCTGTGCAGCATGATTCGAGCGTTGACTTGGCTGTAGCGACGGCAACCAAGATCGGTAGAGATTGGAAGTCCCAAGAGCGCTCGTAAGCGTTCCAGTCGTTCATTGCGATATCAATGCACGGCCTGACCACTTCAGTCGTTCTGCGCGCTACATCAACATTAATAGGCAGCTTGCCTAAAGGACCTTGCGAGTAATGAACATCTGGGCTAAGAAATCGCAGGAAGTAATCGAGGATCGGCGAGCAACCGAGTGCTAAAACGCTATAAAGATCGGAAATATTGCTCGCAAAGCACATCGGTCCTGTATGGCTGAACACGAAGCCCGGCGGAGAGAATCTTATAGAAAAACTTCCAATGCTGACGCTAGACCAAGTGACTCCCTGCTGAAAATATTTCTCTTTGTTAATTACACGTCCATTTGATTTTACTCGTGCACCAGGGGTGCTATCAATAAATCTACAAATAGTTTCGCCATCGTTCTCATAGTTGATGACATGCTGATTGTTCCCGAACCACTTACGGAAATTTCCGCCCTTGTTTAGGGCAAACCACTTGCCCGATCGACGGGTTTCGTACGACACACAGGAAGGATGTACAAATGAGGCAACAGAGGGCTCATGCCATTGTCTTAAGAAAATTTCATCCTTTGTCGTGGCAAGCCCCTGCCGAGGCCTAGCAAAATCGTAGAGACTTGGAAATTCAGAGAAGGCTCTAATCGTCGAAGCACCGGCCCAATACGCTATTGGATTTCCGGGAATCTTTGAGAATTCAGCATTAGAGATGCTGAACCTAGTGTTTATGCGAAAACGGCGTTGTAGTTCTTCATTGCTCGCGACGCTGCCTGGCTTGTCGAATAGGCGTAAGAATCGACCACAAAATTGATGCGGTGCCCCCCGAAGCAATACATAGGAACAACTGCCAAAATCTGAGCCCCATACTCCTCGGCCATTATGTACAAGTGTCGAAATCGGGGCATCGCTTGATATGGTGTTCCGCAACTCTTCGAAGGAGGATAGGAACATCCAATTGGGAATTGTAATCATCCCGACACGACCGTTCTTCCGTGCAAAGATGACGTTTCTCTGGGCGAATGCACCATAGAGATCCGATTTTCCGGCTGGGTAAGTACGATGTACGAAGTCCTTAAGTGGTTCGTCGTAATACTTTCCGCCCATATACGGCGGATTCGCCACAACGGAGTCATACCGTGCTGCCAGCATCTCTGCCTGTCGCGTCAGAACAGCCAACTGCGCCAGCGCCTCGAGCACGAACAGATCCTGCCCATCCGTCTCGCTCAAGCGCCGCAAAGCCGCCAGCTTGGCTGCCAGCGCTTCCGGCACGTGGATCAACGAGCCAAACGTCGTCGCATGCTCGAACAGCCCCTTCAGCGCCGTGAGGTCTCCCGAGGTCAGGCCGTAGTCCGCCAGCTTCACGCCCTGCACCAGCCGCTCGGCGTCAAAGCTTGCGCTGTCCTGCAGCGCCATCACGTTCAGCTGCACGCCTCGCTCGAACAGC from Nevskia ramosa DSM 11499 includes the following:
- a CDS encoding DUF932 domain-containing protein; protein product: MPNPAPPPEDGVRLTDESANWHSREVTYVSGYWPQVRKHIPRFELAEFRSDGGAPANPYYRAVYRLPMTPFEQRMPVGIVSNTYTLAQHQEVAERCVNALASCGFDVNRLECQLGLTTLGEWMNFRMFLPEGKDYVPPDQHRLRLRFECFNAVDGGASLELFLGWYRLVCSNGLVINKSLRQLRAIHDASLDISMLSQLVPEALNTVAADREQLHRWSTTAVKQQHLSRWADTAVADTWGKLAAFRTLHICRTGHDAEFADSFEKAIPSKKRAGMLAPVPGAVRHVVNLYDVGQALSWVATHRRNADERSGWQRDIPSLIAKLEAA
- the pglX gene encoding BREX-1 system adenine-specific DNA-methyltransferase PglX: MNTAPLKTYAPLARKAFIAAVGRRAEMLGLNPEHPATVQQQGDVLLINGQPHPARIAEQRRKLAARIQQQSYASVIEALAYTWFNRLVAIRYMELHGYLDHGYRVLSHPDGSSQPEILEHLARIELPGLDRQQALEWKAAGNRDEDLYRAVLLAQCHALHTAMPFLFEAIDDATELLLPDGLLRTDSLIRSLVTAIDEASWQDVEIIGWLYQFYISEKKDQVIGKVVKSEDIPAATQLFTPNWIVKYMVQNSLGAQWLATYPDSGLKAQMAYYIEPAEQTETVRAQLAAITPASLDPEALTLIDPACGSGHILVEAYELFKAIYLERGYVLRDIPKLILEKNLYGLDIDDRAAQLTGFALMMKARADDRRLFERGVQLNVMALQDSASFDAERLVQGVKLADYGLTSGDLTALKGLFEHATTFGSLIHVPEALAAKLAALRRLSETDGQDLFVLEALAQLAVLTRQAEMLAARYDSVVANPPYMGGKYYDEPLKDFVHRTYPAGKSDLYGAFAQRNVIFARKNGRVGMITIPNWMFLSSFEELRNTISSDAPISTLVHNGRGVWGSDFGSCSYVLLRGAPHQFCGRFLRLFDKPGSVASNEELQRRFRINTRFSISNAEFSKIPGNPIAYWAGASTIRAFSEFPSLYDFARPRQGLATTKDEIFLRQWHEPSVASFVHPSCVSYETRRSGKWFALNKGGNFRKWFGNNQHVINYENDGETICRFIDSTPGARVKSNGRVINKEKYFQQGVTWSSVSIGSFSIRFSPPGFVFSHTGPMCFASNISDLYSVLALGCSPILDYFLRFLSPDVHYSQGPLGKLPINVDVARRTTEVVRPCIDIAMNDWNAYERSWDFQSLPILVAVATAKSTLESCCTAWITQNRATIAQMRRLEEKNNRVFIDAYGLQDELTSEVPIEQITLTVNPAYRYGGKLTEEEQWTRFREDTMQELVSYAIGCMMGRYSLDAPGLIYAHSGNEGFDPSRYTRFPADADGILPLTDTEWFEDDACKRLVEFISVAWDATHLEENLRFLAENLSPKTGEASRDTLRRYLCDRFFKDHLQTYKKRPIYWLFSSGKEKAFQCLVYLHRYNAGTLSRMRMDYVVPLQSRLQARIDQLDQDIAASTSSATTTRLRKQQDSLRKQLEELRRFDEKLRHAADQRITLDLDDGVKVNYGKFGDLLAEVKAVTGGDNDE